In a single window of the Penaeus chinensis breed Huanghai No. 1 chromosome 4, ASM1920278v2, whole genome shotgun sequence genome:
- the LOC125025318 gene encoding uncharacterized protein LOC125025318, with amino-acid sequence MDWNTANHYLPPGHVEDECLPPPPPSPGTYSVQAFTDELVRTYSMMQNYSTALHHLTLDRVLNIIQTTNYNEDVSDVSDYLDLLMNHLRQGITCRNRSPDNQETERIMKRIYIDIGPDRHSRDFAILRDTLDALGHCIEVFETFS; translated from the coding sequence ATGGACTGGAATACAGCCAACCACTACCTACCCCCTGGCCATGTCGAAGATGAATGtctccctcctccgccacctTCTCCGGGCACGTACTCCGTTCAGGCCTTCACAGACGAGCTTGTGCGCACGTACTCCATGATGCAGAACTACAGCACGGCTCTCCACCACCTCACGCTCGACCGAGTGCTTAATATAATCCAGACCACAAACTACAATGAGGATGTGAGTGATGTCTCTGACTACCTGGACCTTCTCATGAACCATCTGAGACAAGGCATCACCTGCCGCAACAGAAGTCCCGACaatcaagagacagagagaatcatgAAGAGAATATACATCGATATCGGCCCGGACAGGCACTCGAGGGACTTTGCCATCCTCAGGGACACCCTCGATGCGCTCGGGCACTGTATCGAAGTGTTCGAGACTTTCTCGTAA